Part of the Candidozyma auris chromosome 4, complete sequence genome, TGGGGCCTTAGAAATGTTTCATAGTATAACAACACCATATTCGAAATACGCTATCATCTGGAAGCCACACTACTCTTAGTCCAGAAACTCTTTGTAGTCCAGCTCGCTATCATAGTGCTTCTTCTTACTTCCCCCAAATATCTCATGGAACCCATTCACACCAACCTTGATCATCCACACCCACGAGATGAAGAGCGTCGCCACGCTCAACCACATGCAAACGAACATGGGCGTCCCCAACTGCGCCAGAAAGCCTGCTTTCTTAAACGCATTGACTCCCTTCACATGAGCAGCCGTTTGCAAGGAAGCTGCTATCACGTCGAACAAAAGAGAGCCACCAATGACAAACGACGCAAAGAAACCTGTAAGAAAACCGTGCCATGCACAGCACGAGATGGTCACAGGCAAAAGCGACAAGAtcgacaacaacaacgCTAGTAAGAAGGCAGCATAAGCAATTCGAGACAAGTAGTAGTACGtcttttggtttttgtCGAATTCCTCTGGCACAAAGCCCGCACCCAAGTTCTTCACCGGGTCATAAGGGTAAGCGGGTTCTTTCTTCGTACACTGAACCTGGCCATTACCCAAGGGCGTACACATGGCGTACATGGTCCAATGCCTCTCGTATTTTACAGTGGCTTTAGAAAAGTagaacttgttgaggaaGGTCAGGGAGTCTTGAACACCGCTaagattgatgaagaaaagcatgAGCGTCGACCCGGCAATAAGCACAAGAGGGACGATGGTGGCGAATCGATGGAGCATGTTCGTAGTGATAAGAGGAGGGAGAAggaaaaatcaaagaagttACGGGGAATTCCACTCTTATTTATACTTGGGCGATGCCAGCTCTGACTATGAtggaatggctgcgaaaagtggATGAGGCTGATTTTGCGAATGAGCAAATTTCTGGTGCATCCAAATAAGAAACCCCCAATGTTATGGATACCAATCAAAAGCTAGAAGCTTCAGCAATCTGAAAATGTAGCTCAAATTGCTACACCACCTCGTAATTCTACATTGAAGGTTACACTCGTGTTTTTCGCTATCTCCACAGTTCTTTTGACGGACCTGCGCACACTGCTTGGGCTGCTGGATCGCCTTCCTGATTTGGCACAAACGGCTTGTAGTTGCGGATCAGAGTGAAGGGGAATGTTTGGATACTCAGCACGTGGAAAAAGTAGGGGGATCTTGCCGAATCACGGGAATGACCTCTTTGGAGAGATCAGCAAGAAGATATTTATAGTTGGTTTTGTGAAATCGTAACGGTGGACTTTCTGTATGGAGCCTCTGATTTCGCAACCAGCATATTTCCCAAATCCCCTGAACAAAGGAGATTGGAGTCACACAGACGGCAGAAGTCTAAGTTTACACTAACAGTTTGgtgctcttttttttttatttttttttttcttttggagtCATCTCTGAAATGCAATTTTATTTTTGATATGTGGGCTTGACTTCCACCTCTGTTCATTCTACAGTATACAGACACATTGACCATAGCCACATTTTTCAGTATTAATACCATTTCAAAGACCCTATAAGGTACAGCTGAAGccccttttttttctaattATCTCAAACTCATACAATTCATGCCCACAGGGGGTGGACCTTATCTAGACATACTGCACACACACCGCATGGGGCCAGCGCTATAGCATCGTTACTCGATCCATTACCACACATTGTTTATCTACACGACACATTCATCATTCGCCTATCTCTATTGTCAATATGTCAATTGAAGAACTAAACAAAAGAGTTGATGAGCTCACAGACCTCGTGAAGAGGCAGAGTGAAGTTATCGCCAAGACAGGGAAACAGATGATGGAATACCAGGTGAAAGACGTGAAGGCGAGAATGGCGTCTTTGAATTCGGAGCAGCCTAAGATCGATACAGACGAGTTCGCAACGAATGACGATTTGGTACAATTGGTGACTGAGCTACAGGGACAATTGGATTACTTAGAGGACCGGAACGTCAAGAGAGTGTACAACTCCCACATTGCTACGGACGCGGATTCGTCTACACCGATTGCTCCTTTAACGAACAAGGACGGAGAACACCCACCAGATTTTTACCCAAAGACTCTTGGAGAATTGAGGGATATTGATGCTGCGTCGCTTTTGCAATTGTGTGAATTCTTTGAGTTGATAGTGGAAAATAATAATCCTGAGGACATTGCCGAGCTCATGAAGCTGGAAAAACTCAGCAAAGAGGAATTGGACAGATTGATCAATCCCAAGCCTAAAACGCTTgaagagaagttgaaggggttgaagaaggaggacGAGGTGGAGTTGTTTGACGAGCTTGCACGTTTCCTTGGTGTGCGCATCAGAAGAGGCAATGGCTGGTAGGTCTAAAGGTTGTTCATAGGAGcgagagaaggaaaaagtAACATTGTGCTTTTGCCCTAAAAAACGGTGATTTTCAAGTATTGTTCTCTATGGACACTATTCACGGTCATCAGCTCAGAGTTATGCTGAAGTGAGCAGGCCCACAGAACCGACCTGTATTCACTAAAATGTAAATGAGGAAGTCTCTGGTTTGTTAAGAAGCCactcttcttggtgaagtCAAGAAATGGATGGAGTCTATGCGTCACGTGTAATACTTCATTTGGGAGGGCTCCCGCccttgaaggtgatggaGCCTACTACCTGCAGGCCGAGCTCTAGGAAAAAATCTTCTCACCTCCACCCAGTGAAAAATACTTTTGAAGGTTTTTAACCAGTTATCGCCAATCACTAACAATGGGTATGTGACTATCGTCGTTGGGAATAACCAAACTATTGATTTTGCAGACTGAAATGCTTGCCAACATTATGCTCCCCTTTATAATGAATTGCTGTACTAACATATTTCAGGTAGAGTTATTCGTAACCAGAGAAAGGGTGCTGGCTCCGTCTTCACCGCTCACACCAGATTGAGAAAGGGTGCTGCCAAGTTGAGAACCTTGGACTACGCCGAACGTCACGGTTACATTCGTGGTGTTGTTAAGCAGATCATCCACGACTCTGGTAGAGGTGCTCCTTTGGCCAAAGTTGTCTTCAGAGACCCATACAGATACAAGTTGAGAGAGGAGACTTTCATCGCTAACGAGGGTCTTTACACTGGTCAGTTCGTCTACGCTGGTAAGAAGGCTTCCTTGAACGTTGGTAACATTTTGCCTTTGGGTGCTTGTCCTGAGGGTACCATCGTCTCCAACGTCGAAGAGAAGGTTGGTGACAGAGGTGCTTTGGGTAGAACCTCTGGTAACTacgtcatcatcattggtCACAACCACGATGAGGGTAAGACCAGAGTCAAGTTGCCATCTGGtgccaagaagatcatcaacTCTGACGCCAGAGGTGTcattggtgttgttgcCGGTGGTGGTAGAATTGACAAGCCATTGTTGAAGGCTGGTAGAGCTTACCACAAGTACAAGGCCAAGAGAAACTCGTGGCCAAAGACCAGAGGTGTGGCAATGAACCCAGTTGATCACCCTCACGGTGGTGGTAACCACCAGCACATTGGTAAGGCTTCTACCATTTCCAGAGGTGCCGTCCCAGGTCAGAAGGCTGGTTTGATTGCTGCCAGAAGAACTGGTTTGTTGAGAGGTACCCAGAAGACTCAGGACTAAGTGTGTTGCTCACTCTGATGTATAGTAATGAAGCACAAAACATAATCGAACAAACATTGATACATAAATCTACATGTAGAAGCAATGCTCAGAAAAATCAAGTAACCCCGAAAAATCATGCTGCCCCAGCACATGCTGTCTCGGTAGGGGTTTCCGTAAGTGTGGCTGGCACCACTTCCTCTGCATCTCTAGCAACCGTGGCACCATCAGCTTGATTAGCTGGAGAATACGTAGCTTCAGGCTCATTATCTACAACAGTTGGTTGGACTGCGTTAGTAGCTTGCTCGGCGGTAGCGTTGGTCTGAGCTGCATCACCGTCGTCGCTTTCATCACTGAGAATGGGAGAGCCAGCTCCCACCTTGTTTGCAAATGCAGCTTCCACTCTTATGGGACAGCCGTTAAATACTTTACCGTGATACTCTTTGACGGCTTGTTCCAAAGTGGCGCCTTCCTGAAAGTCAAAAGTGACAAAAGCGTTGGTCGATTTGGACCATCCAAAACGCTTACGATTGTAAACCTTAATCTTGACAGGGTtgaatttttgaaagaaggcGTGGAGTACATTTCGCTTGACATACCCTCTCAAATCACGGACAAATATTGTATCAGTTGAGAGAATAGGCTTTCTTTCGGCGTCAACAATGCgcttcttgtccttgtgAATAGGATCGTCACTGACAGCAGCGCCATCCCTTGCAGACAGCTTGCCTTTCTTATGGCGAGGAGGTACCGGTGGTTTGTCCGAGGCTTCTTTTGATGTTGGAGACAATTGTGGGTGTGCCGTCTTTTCAACCTCGGCGCCATCACCGCCATCACAGCCATCACCGCCATCACagccatcaccaccatcaccgCCAACATCATCCACCGTCGACGTGATGGCTTTAGCAGCCTCTGCCTTTGCCTTCAACCcattgaaaattttcaagCTGCTAGAAAAGCCAGGGTTGTgtggcttcttcatcttgggCACGTCTTCCAACGGAGGCGAGACGCTATCGGCACCTGCGTCAGCACTTACCTCCTTATTCTGCGACACGGGCTGCTCCTCATTCTCCTTGCCAAATGCGTTCTCTTTGAACCTTCCAAAATCCTTGAAGGctctgtttcttgaagcagGCG contains:
- a CDS encoding SUR7/PalI family protein — translated: MLHRFATIVPLVLIAGSTLMLFFINLSGVQDSSTFLNKFYFSKATVKYERHWTMYAMCTPLGNGQVQCTKKEPAYPYDPVKNLGAGFVPEEFDKNQKTYYYLSRIAYAAFLLALLLSILSLLPVTISCCAWHGFLTGFFASFVIGGSLLFDVIAASLQTAAHVKGVNAFKKAGFSAQLGTPMFVCMWLSVATLFISWVWMIKVGVNGFHEIFGGSKKKHYDSESDYKEFSD
- the MRP8 gene encoding Mrp8p, producing MSIEELNKRVDELTDLVKRQSEVIAKTGKQMMEYQVKDVKARMASLNSEQPKIDTDEFATNDDLVQLVTELQGQLDYLEDRNVKRVYNSHIATDADSSTPIAPLTNKDGEHPPDFYPKTLGELRDIDAASLLQLCEFFELIVENNNPEDIAELMKSEKLSKEELDRLINPKPKTLEEKLKGLKKEDEVELFDELARFLGVRIRRGNGW
- a CDS encoding 60S ribosomal protein uL2 — encoded protein: MGRVIRNQRKGAGSVFTAHTRLRKGAAKLRTLDYAERHGYIRGVVKQIIHDSGRGAPLAKVVFRDPYRYKLREETFIANEGLYTGQFVYAGKKASLNVGNILPLGACPEGTIVSNVEEKVGDRGALGRTSGNYVIIIGHNHDEGKTRVKLPSGAKKIINSDARGVIGVVAGGGRIDKPLLKAGRAYHKYKAKRNSWPKTRGVAMNPVDHPHGGGNHQHIGKASTISRGAVPGQKAGLIAARRTGLLRGTQKTQD